The following are encoded together in the Streptococcus oralis genome:
- a CDS encoding SIALI-17 repeat-containing surface protein — translation MDRHFFEKRCHFSIRKFAIGAASVMIGASIFGANMVQAAETATPSETEGSITHVQALDKLPDDLAAALEKADAEAATEASHEETPATDEGTNPATSEEAKPETSPASPKPAETPKPVETPKADKQAAETPTPAVKPAEKTIEDREDVNHLEGATAQASNHETGTNFTADKAIDGDDNTRWATDKDVPKPTFELTLPKTTLIKHVEIDWDRRLRNGQNDPNIKSWSLYYAGQEDVGANGEKQWKLAHTKTGEPVLDEKVDLAESIQAKYLKLEINDYQAGTMNWRNVGIQEIRAYSNIPDTSKVTDIRQVTELTVAEDGQSLVLPTLPGKVSLIGSNKQGVIDLQNRIHKPLTDQRVKVMVQQIRDSHTFTKEFEVVIKGLHQDEGVGVKPKVAPAVQQWYGKEGQSSITSDTVLATGDSGFDQAATFYQSDLASRGLELATGDKQAQKRIEFKKVENKGYGKEGYGITIQNDVITIEAATNTGAFYATRTLLQMGESNLQNGEIRDFPSFSHRGFMLDTGRKFIPYDTLVDIMLNMAYYKMNDLQLHLNDNYIFLKEHLAGKSLTPEEQLKYVLEHAKTGFRVETDIVGKNGQKLTSDEHYTKEEMQNLIKLAKALHINLVPEIDTPGHALSFVKVRPDLMYQGSLSDYAGKHNVERVAMLDLDNKYEETLKFVKSVYDKLLDGPDAPLHGVSTVHIGTDEYYGSRESYRRYVNDLTQYIKSKGYTPRIWGSLSAKRGNTPVDWNGVEVDIWSIGWQRPNEAIAQGAKIINITDVPTYSVPSGSNSQAAYGDYANYERQYNSWTPNDFRTGGGPLLPASHPSILGGGHAVWNDNIDLHETGLTSYDIFKRFFKSMQTTAERTWGSDRAAATFAERTLPTSPYAPQSNPDKEIDQSDLFTINPETVKNYASKKVKTSEQGLAFEKDSSIEGLAGDVGPSHVLKFDVTVTGDGEQTFSTSGDNRIYLADKDGYLAYQFEQFHIQFKKKLEKNKRYQISIVTKPQSTEVYVDGEKIERIANPAHPRFAHNSLVLPLESIGGFKGILHSAELSDKPFVNPRLISNDKITATASSQQLPGNATEGAVEKAFDNDPNTFWHTKWTGDTAPYTLTMTLKEAEKVNGLTYLPRPGGGNGVVTRYEIYAQKDGQMVKVSEGSWDNNAQEKTVNFAAVHTNKIELKVLEGVGGFASAAEVHLLKPVKEEQETPAPSQPEKPTTPEKPKVEQTGDGTVELADQFTASKPASEDSIATASKSADYLKKEYKVFPTPQKVTYGEGVTALRKQVNLVMGDQLDIYTRNRLKSVLQDNQVSYTTGKAAIAGATNIYLGVHGQGSQAEQNLSNVSAGLFDKIDAYVLTIKDNSISIVGKDTDAVFYGLTTLKHMLKESQVPVLRNVTVEDYAELKNRGFIEGYYGNPWSNADRAELMRYGGDLKLNQYFFAPKDDPYHNKKWRELYPEEKLAEIRELARVGNQSKTRYVWTIHPFMNNRIRFGNEAHYQEDLATIKAKFTQLMKVGVREFGILADDAPSPVGGYNSYNRLMQDMTKWLTEMQGTYSGLRKEMIFVPGQYWGNGREDELKSLNENLPSSTSMTLTGGKIWGEVSESFLSTLKNNLSAGGKTYRPVSLWINWPVTDNSKQHLILGGGEKFLHPNVDPSLLSGIMLNPMQQSEPSKIALFSGAQYSWKQWKSEEEAKKINDIAFNFVENGHFEDSKVSAAFRELGKHMINQNMDNRVVKLEESVDLAPKLTDFMTKLKAGQDVTAERAALRAEFAKIKEAAELYKASGDKKMVAQIHYWLDNAIDQMNALDAFLTGTEAMATNDAAKLWDSYYKGLKLYEQSQTHTFHYVDHMEKAELGVQHIRPFILSLKEVLASEVQKVLHPDQIISTFITNRTGVEGGLAEVTDGDLATHAIIKSPNSIKTGDYIGMKFNKPIAIQTLTFAMGTQANPRDTFSKAEVQYLDENDNWVTLKEPSYVGNESLLKFENLTIKAKAVRMIATADRENTWFAVQEIAVNRPVEKARSQQATTVSLSSNLVYKLNTSARQITDGKDNTEAMMANADGSNTTPVDAWAQLDLGEVKSVTKVRLRQGTGDKLAAGVLEYSTDGTTWQELDRLSGEQAKEVTRAINARYIRVRNTKALDLWWRIQDFSVETRSGNSELTDTNVDALKETPVLDSLGSYELQIPAGTKLPAHSYLGMKLDRIHQIKSIQLKGQANPALTLEYSANAQEWTPASQLADRSVVSHLVRYVRLVNKTDQEQAVTSTSLLVTTKEVQPTKLESTTMAIHPTYGSNDVRKLNNLDQLFDGVYNNFVEFSDYARKDGHVTLKLGSERTIKKIRAYIQDGTQNYLRDGKIQVSQDGKTWTDVVTVGDGVANSTHDDSLTDGWTHDSKMPGNRYIEGELTTPVKANYLRVLYTADYDARFVGFTELVINDGEFVKPINDPTVEGSSGESQGNFYNNLVDGKVLTSYKSEKDKGELVYHLSEPTNANHLRLVSSLPEGAKARVLARTLKDGQDSWLDLGAITSSLQTFAIRNSGSLLDVKLVWEGGKAEFYELASFHQELTEEPVQSSKGEEPAPVLDVPEFTGGVNAVEALVHELPEYTGALATVGDQAAPIVEKPEFKGGVNAVEALVHELPEYTGPVATVGDQAAPTVEKPEFKGGVNAVMALVHELPEYTGPLATVGDQAAPTVEKPEFKLSSLASDEGKAPAPELKQEVTKRETAEQSLPATGESQSDTALFLAGVSLALSALFVAKTKKD, via the coding sequence ATGGATAGACATTTTTTTGAGAAACGCTGTCACTTTAGTATAAGAAAATTTGCAATCGGTGCAGCCTCCGTTATGATTGGTGCTAGTATCTTTGGCGCCAATATGGTTCAGGCGGCAGAAACAGCAACACCTTCAGAGACAGAGGGAAGTATCACTCATGTTCAAGCCCTGGATAAGTTACCAGATGATTTAGCCGCTGCGCTTGAAAAAGCGGATGCAGAAGCTGCAACAGAAGCAAGTCATGAAGAAACTCCAGCGACTGATGAGGGAACCAATCCTGCAACAAGTGAAGAGGCAAAACCAGAGACAAGTCCTGCAAGTCCCAAACCAGCAGAAACGCCGAAACCGGTTGAAACACCAAAGGCAGATAAACAAGCTGCGGAAACCCCTACACCAGCAGTAAAACCAGCTGAAAAGACAATCGAAGATAGAGAAGATGTCAACCATCTCGAGGGTGCTACTGCTCAGGCAAGCAACCATGAGACTGGTACCAACTTTACTGCGGATAAAGCTATCGATGGAGATGACAATACTCGTTGGGCTACAGACAAAGATGTACCAAAACCAACTTTTGAACTAACTCTGCCAAAGACTACCTTGATCAAACATGTAGAAATTGACTGGGATCGTCGTCTTCGTAATGGGCAAAATGACCCTAATATCAAATCTTGGAGTCTCTACTATGCAGGTCAAGAAGACGTGGGCGCTAATGGAGAAAAACAATGGAAACTAGCTCATACCAAAACTGGAGAACCTGTTTTAGATGAGAAAGTTGACCTAGCTGAAAGTATTCAAGCTAAGTACCTCAAATTAGAGATTAATGACTACCAAGCTGGTACAATGAACTGGAGAAACGTTGGTATCCAAGAAATTCGAGCTTATTCGAATATTCCTGATACAAGTAAGGTAACGGATATCCGCCAAGTAACCGAACTAACAGTAGCAGAAGATGGACAGTCTCTTGTCTTACCAACTTTACCAGGGAAAGTTAGCCTTATCGGAAGCAACAAGCAAGGTGTGATTGACCTTCAAAATCGTATCCATAAACCTCTGACAGATCAACGCGTTAAGGTTATGGTGCAGCAAATCAGAGACAGTCATACCTTTACCAAAGAGTTTGAAGTAGTCATCAAGGGCTTACATCAGGACGAAGGTGTGGGTGTGAAACCAAAAGTAGCACCAGCTGTTCAACAATGGTATGGAAAAGAAGGCCAATCTTCTATCACTTCAGATACAGTCCTTGCGACAGGAGATTCTGGCTTTGATCAGGCTGCAACCTTCTATCAGTCAGACCTTGCCAGCCGTGGATTGGAACTAGCAACAGGTGACAAGCAGGCTCAAAAACGAATCGAATTTAAAAAAGTTGAAAACAAGGGTTATGGTAAAGAAGGGTATGGCATCACTATCCAAAATGATGTGATTACCATCGAAGCTGCCACAAACACAGGAGCCTTCTACGCCACTCGTACTCTTCTTCAAATGGGAGAAAGTAACCTCCAAAATGGCGAAATTCGTGATTTCCCAAGTTTCAGCCACCGTGGCTTTATGTTGGATACAGGTCGTAAATTTATCCCTTATGACACCCTTGTAGACATCATGCTCAACATGGCCTACTACAAGATGAACGACTTGCAGTTGCACCTCAACGATAACTATATCTTCCTTAAGGAACACTTGGCAGGTAAGAGCTTAACACCAGAAGAACAACTCAAGTATGTTCTTGAACATGCCAAGACTGGTTTCCGTGTGGAGACAGACATTGTCGGTAAGAATGGTCAAAAATTGACATCAGATGAGCACTATACCAAGGAAGAAATGCAAAATCTGATTAAACTTGCCAAGGCTTTGCATATCAACCTAGTACCAGAAATTGACACACCAGGTCACGCCTTGTCCTTTGTCAAAGTCCGCCCAGACCTTATGTATCAAGGTAGTTTGAGCGATTATGCAGGCAAGCACAATGTTGAGCGCGTAGCCATGCTAGACTTGGATAACAAGTACGAAGAAACTCTTAAATTTGTCAAATCAGTTTATGACAAACTCCTCGATGGTCCAGATGCACCGCTTCATGGGGTATCAACTGTTCATATCGGAACGGATGAATACTATGGCAGCAGAGAAAGTTACCGTCGCTATGTCAATGATTTGACCCAATATATCAAGTCTAAAGGTTACACCCCTCGTATCTGGGGCTCACTCAGTGCGAAACGTGGGAACACTCCTGTTGATTGGAACGGAGTAGAGGTTGATATCTGGAGTATCGGATGGCAACGACCAAATGAAGCCATTGCTCAGGGAGCTAAGATTATCAATATCACGGATGTACCGACCTATAGTGTGCCAAGTGGAAGCAATAGTCAAGCAGCCTACGGGGACTATGCTAACTACGAACGTCAGTACAATAGCTGGACACCAAATGATTTTAGAACAGGTGGCGGTCCACTTCTACCAGCTTCTCATCCAAGTATCCTTGGTGGTGGTCACGCAGTTTGGAATGATAATATCGACCTTCATGAGACCGGTTTGACCTCTTATGATATCTTTAAACGCTTCTTCAAGAGCATGCAAACCACTGCGGAGCGCACTTGGGGATCTGACCGTGCAGCTGCGACCTTTGCAGAACGCACCCTACCAACGAGCCCTTATGCGCCACAGTCAAATCCTGATAAAGAGATTGATCAAAGCGACTTGTTTACTATCAATCCTGAAACAGTCAAGAACTATGCAAGCAAGAAGGTGAAGACAAGCGAGCAGGGATTGGCTTTTGAGAAAGACAGCAGTATCGAAGGCTTGGCTGGCGATGTTGGTCCAAGTCACGTCTTGAAGTTTGATGTAACTGTCACTGGAGACGGTGAACAAACCTTCTCAACAAGTGGGGACAACCGTATCTATCTAGCTGATAAAGACGGCTATCTTGCTTACCAGTTTGAACAGTTCCATATCCAATTCAAGAAAAAACTTGAAAAGAACAAACGTTATCAAATCTCTATTGTGACCAAACCACAATCTACAGAAGTCTATGTAGATGGTGAAAAGATTGAGCGTATCGCAAATCCAGCCCACCCTCGCTTTGCCCACAATAGCTTGGTTCTACCGCTTGAAAGCATCGGTGGTTTCAAAGGAATCTTGCATAGCGCAGAGTTGTCAGACAAACCATTTGTAAATCCTCGCTTGATTTCAAATGATAAGATTACAGCAACCGCAAGCAGTCAGCAACTTCCAGGAAACGCAACTGAAGGCGCTGTTGAAAAGGCCTTTGACAATGATCCAAATACCTTCTGGCATACTAAATGGACTGGTGACACTGCGCCATACACTCTTACTATGACCTTGAAAGAAGCAGAAAAAGTCAATGGCTTGACGTATCTCCCACGTCCAGGTGGTGGAAATGGTGTTGTGACGCGCTACGAAATCTACGCACAAAAAGATGGCCAAATGGTCAAGGTTTCAGAAGGAAGCTGGGACAACAACGCCCAAGAAAAAACAGTCAACTTTGCGGCGGTACATACCAACAAGATTGAGTTGAAAGTATTGGAAGGCGTTGGTGGTTTTGCAAGTGCAGCCGAAGTTCATCTATTGAAACCTGTCAAAGAAGAGCAAGAAACGCCTGCACCAAGTCAACCAGAAAAACCAACTACACCAGAAAAACCAAAAGTAGAGCAAACAGGTGATGGAACAGTTGAATTGGCAGATCAATTCACTGCAAGTAAACCAGCTAGCGAAGACAGCATTGCCACTGCCAGCAAGAGCGCAGACTATCTCAAGAAAGAGTACAAGGTCTTCCCAACTCCACAAAAAGTGACTTATGGAGAAGGAGTCACAGCCCTTCGCAAGCAAGTCAATCTAGTCATGGGCGATCAACTCGATATCTATACTCGCAATCGCTTGAAGAGTGTCTTGCAGGACAATCAAGTATCTTATACAACTGGTAAGGCAGCAATCGCTGGCGCAACCAATATCTATCTTGGAGTGCATGGACAAGGTTCACAAGCAGAGCAAAACTTGTCCAATGTTTCAGCAGGTCTCTTTGACAAGATTGACGCCTATGTCTTGACCATTAAGGATAACTCGATTTCTATCGTCGGGAAAGATACAGATGCAGTCTTCTATGGTTTGACAACTCTGAAACACATGCTCAAGGAAAGTCAAGTTCCAGTTCTTCGCAATGTGACAGTAGAAGATTACGCAGAGCTCAAGAACCGTGGTTTCATCGAAGGTTACTATGGAAATCCATGGTCGAATGCCGATCGTGCAGAGCTCATGCGTTATGGTGGCGATTTGAAATTGAACCAATACTTCTTTGCACCAAAAGATGATCCATATCACAACAAGAAATGGCGTGAACTCTATCCAGAAGAAAAACTAGCTGAAATCCGTGAACTTGCTCGTGTCGGAAATCAAAGTAAAACCCGCTATGTCTGGACTATTCATCCATTCATGAACAACCGCATCCGCTTTGGCAATGAAGCGCATTACCAAGAAGATTTGGCAACCATCAAGGCCAAATTTACCCAGTTGATGAAAGTGGGTGTCCGCGAATTTGGTATCCTTGCAGATGATGCTCCAAGCCCAGTCGGAGGCTACAATAGCTACAACCGCTTGATGCAAGATATGACCAAGTGGTTGACTGAAATGCAGGGAACTTACAGTGGTCTTCGTAAAGAAATGATCTTTGTTCCTGGCCAGTATTGGGGTAATGGACGTGAGGATGAGTTGAAATCCCTCAATGAAAATCTCCCAAGTTCAACATCCATGACCTTGACGGGTGGTAAGATTTGGGGTGAAGTCTCTGAAAGCTTCCTTTCAACTCTCAAGAACAATCTATCCGCAGGAGGCAAGACCTATCGCCCAGTCTCACTTTGGATTAACTGGCCTGTAACAGATAACTCTAAACAGCACTTGATTCTAGGTGGTGGTGAGAAATTCCTTCATCCGAATGTGGATCCTAGCTTGCTATCTGGTATCATGTTGAACCCAATGCAACAGTCTGAACCATCTAAGATTGCCCTCTTTTCAGGAGCTCAATACTCATGGAAACAATGGAAATCAGAAGAAGAAGCTAAGAAAATCAATGACATTGCCTTCAATTTTGTAGAAAATGGCCATTTTGAGGATAGCAAGGTATCAGCAGCCTTCCGCGAACTTGGTAAGCACATGATCAACCAAAACATGGATAATCGTGTCGTTAAACTAGAAGAATCGGTAGACTTAGCTCCAAAATTAACAGACTTCATGACCAAGCTCAAAGCTGGTCAGGATGTGACTGCCGAACGTGCAGCCTTGCGTGCAGAATTTGCCAAGATTAAAGAAGCAGCCGAACTTTACAAAGCATCAGGAGATAAAAAAATGGTTGCCCAAATCCACTATTGGTTGGATAATGCAATCGATCAAATGAATGCTCTCGATGCCTTCCTTACAGGAACTGAAGCCATGGCTACAAACGATGCAGCCAAACTTTGGGATAGTTACTATAAAGGTTTGAAATTGTACGAACAGTCTCAAACTCACACCTTCCATTATGTAGACCATATGGAAAAGGCTGAATTGGGTGTTCAACATATTCGTCCATTTATCCTATCCTTGAAGGAAGTTCTAGCGTCTGAAGTTCAAAAAGTCTTGCACCCAGACCAAATCATCAGCACCTTTATCACCAATCGAACAGGTGTAGAAGGTGGTTTGGCAGAAGTGACGGATGGCGATTTGGCAACTCATGCGATTATTAAATCACCAAATAGCATCAAGACAGGTGATTATATTGGTATGAAGTTCAACAAACCGATAGCGATTCAAACCTTGACCTTTGCTATGGGAACGCAGGCAAATCCACGTGATACCTTTAGTAAGGCAGAAGTGCAGTATCTAGATGAAAATGACAACTGGGTAACCTTGAAAGAGCCAAGCTATGTCGGAAATGAATCCCTACTTAAGTTTGAAAATCTCACTATCAAGGCCAAGGCAGTTCGCATGATTGCGACAGCAGACCGTGAGAATACCTGGTTTGCAGTTCAGGAAATTGCAGTTAACCGTCCAGTCGAAAAAGCTCGTAGCCAACAAGCAACGACAGTTAGTCTAAGCTCAAACTTAGTTTACAAACTAAATACCTCAGCCCGTCAAATCACTGATGGCAAGGACAATACAGAAGCCATGATGGCAAACGCTGACGGTAGCAATACAACTCCAGTAGATGCCTGGGCACAACTTGACCTCGGTGAAGTCAAGTCAGTCACTAAAGTTCGCCTTCGCCAAGGAACGGGTGATAAACTTGCCGCAGGTGTACTTGAGTATTCTACAGACGGTACTACTTGGCAGGAACTCGATCGCTTGTCAGGTGAGCAAGCCAAGGAAGTGACCAGAGCGATCAATGCTCGCTACATCCGAGTCCGCAATACCAAGGCCCTCGACCTCTGGTGGCGTATCCAAGACTTCTCTGTTGAGACACGTTCTGGAAACAGTGAGTTAACGGACACCAACGTGGACGCCTTGAAGGAAACGCCGGTATTGGATAGCTTGGGCAGTTACGAGCTTCAAATTCCAGCTGGAACCAAACTCCCTGCTCATAGCTATCTAGGAATGAAGCTTGACCGTATCCATCAGATCAAGAGCATCCAGCTCAAAGGTCAGGCCAACCCTGCTCTTACTCTAGAGTACTCTGCAAATGCGCAAGAATGGACGCCAGCTAGCCAGTTGGCAGACAGATCTGTAGTGAGTCATTTGGTACGTTATGTTCGTCTGGTCAATAAAACAGATCAGGAACAAGCTGTGACATCCACTTCTCTCCTTGTGACAACCAAAGAAGTGCAACCAACCAAACTAGAATCTACAACTATGGCCATTCATCCAACATACGGAAGCAATGATGTTCGTAAACTGAACAATCTAGATCAACTGTTTGACGGTGTTTACAACAACTTCGTTGAGTTTTCAGACTATGCCCGTAAAGATGGTCATGTGACCTTGAAACTTGGCAGCGAACGCACCATCAAGAAGATTAGAGCTTACATCCAAGACGGAACTCAAAACTATCTTCGTGATGGTAAGATCCAAGTCAGCCAAGACGGTAAAACTTGGACAGATGTCGTTACAGTAGGAGATGGTGTAGCTAATAGTACACACGATGATTCATTGACAGATGGTTGGACACATGATTCTAAGATGCCAGGAAATCGCTACATCGAAGGTGAATTGACGACACCAGTCAAAGCCAACTATCTCCGTGTCCTCTATACGGCAGACTATGATGCCCGTTTTGTAGGTTTTACAGAATTGGTCATCAACGATGGTGAGTTTGTCAAACCAATCAATGATCCAACAGTAGAAGGAAGTAGTGGAGAAAGCCAAGGCAACTTCTACAATAATCTTGTAGACGGCAAAGTCTTGACCAGCTACAAGTCTGAAAAAGACAAGGGCGAATTGGTGTATCACTTGTCTGAGCCAACTAATGCCAACCACCTTCGTCTCGTTTCCAGTCTTCCTGAAGGAGCTAAGGCACGTGTTCTTGCTAGAACACTTAAGGATGGCCAAGACAGTTGGCTAGACCTCGGTGCCATTACATCCAGTCTCCAAACCTTCGCTATCCGAAATAGTGGCTCTCTTCTAGACGTCAAATTAGTCTGGGAAGGTGGCAAGGCTGAGTTTTATGAATTGGCAAGCTTCCATCAAGAATTAACAGAAGAACCGGTTCAATCAAGCAAGGGCGAAGAGCCAGCACCCGTTCTTGACGTTCCTGAATTCACAGGTGGTGTCAATGCAGTTGAAGCCCTAGTACATGAACTTCCAGAGTACACAGGCGCATTAGCAACAGTAGGTGACCAAGCTGCTCCAATAGTAGAGAAACCTGAGTTCAAGGGTGGTGTCAATGCAGTTGAAGCCCTAGTACATGAACTTCCAGAGTACACAGGCCCAGTAGCGACAGTAGGTGACCAAGCTGCTCCAACAGTAGAGAAACCTGAGTTCAAGGGTGGTGTCAATGCAGTGATGGCTCTAGTGCATGAATTGCCAGAATACACAGGCCCGCTAGCAACAGTAGGTGATCAAGCTGCTCCAACAGTAGAGAAACCTGAGTTTAAACTGAGCTCACTTGCTTCAGATGAAGGTAAGGCACCGGCACCGGAACTAAAACAAGAAGTGACGAAGCGAGAAACAGCTGAACAAAGCTTGCCAGCAACAGGTGAGAGTCAATCTGACACAGCCCTCTTCCTAGCAGGTGTTAGCCTAGCCCTATCTGCTCTCTTTGTAGCAAAAACGAAGAAAGATTAG